CCAATTCTTTGCAGGAAAATTCAAGGAGAGATGGCCCAAACGCCCGTTGAGTGTTGTGGTGGCGAGAAGGTGCCAGGCTCTGATGGGCTAACTTTTAAGCTTATCAAAGCCAATTGGGATTTAATGAGTGGGGATATTTTCAACTTTGTCAAATATTTCGAACAACATGCCTCTATGGCAAAGGGATGCAACTCGTCTTTCATCACATTGATACCTAAGGTGGCTGACCCTCTCTTTCATACAGATTACAGGTCCATCAATCTTATCGGATGCATGTACAAGATTGTAGCCAATGTTCTTGCCTTGAGATTAAAATCAATGATAGGTTCTGTAGTCAGCGAAGTCCAATCCGCGTTTATTCCAGGACGAAATATACTAGATGGACCTCTAGTAATCAATGAAATTTTTTCATGGGCCAAGCAACTCAAAAAGAGAATATTTTTGCTCAACTGGAATTACCTTGACTCAGTTATGGAGCAAATGAACTTTGGGGCCATGTGGCAGAAATGGATCCATGGTTGTCTAGCTTCATCGATGACATCAGTGTTGGTTAATGGTTCACCAACAGATGAATTCCCCACATCTAGAGGCGTTCGGCAAGGAGATCCACTATCTCCTTTCCTTTTTATTTTAGCGATGGAAGGATTAAGTCTGGTGATTAAAAGTGCATGTTCTAATTCTTTAATTTGGGGTATTAAGCTACCAAATGAAGGGCCTTTGATCTCTCACCTCTTTTATGCGAATGACGTTATCTTTGCTGGCGAGTGGTGTAGTGAAAGTATAAAAAAAACTTGTCTCGTATCCTTAAATGTTTTCATATTTCATCGGGTCTTAAAGTGAACTTTTTCAAGTGCAGATTATTTGGCATTGGCATATCTAAACAGGAGACTCAACGTATGGCACGAATATTAGGCTGCATGAAAGGGTCATTTTCGTTGACATATTTGGGCATCCCAGTCGGGGCAAATATGTCACTAAAGAAAAATTGGCAGCCCATCATAGATAAGTTTCGAGCTAATTTATCAATCTGGAAAGCCAAATCACTCTCATTTGGCGGGCGTCTCACTCGGATAAAGTATGTGCTAAATAGTCTTCCACTTTATTATATGTCATTATTTAAAGCACCATAGGGAGTTATCAATCTCCTAGAAAAGATAAGACGTAAATTTCTATGGGGTGAGTCAAAGATACATTGGGTGGACTGGTCTAAAGTAGTAGCAGCAAAAAAGGATGGAGGCTTAGGAGTTGGAACTTTAAAAGCTCAAAATATATCTCTACTTACCAAATGGTGGTGGAGACTATTAAATGAGGGTGACTGTCTATGGAGAGAAGCAATTGTAAGTATCCATAACTTAAAGAAAAAACTTGCCTCATACATTGCAAAGAAAGCATTCAATGGTGTATGGTGTAACATCTATAAGGCGATTTGTTCCATTGACGAGATGAACCTAGATAGGAATAAGATGTTTAAGCTCGTTCCTGGATGTGGGACGAAAATCCTATTTTGGAAAGATACGTGGTGTGGAAACCTTCCTTTTCAAGACCGCTTCCCAACTTTATATAACAAGGAAAGGGTTAAATGTTGTAATTTAGAGGACCGTCTCTCCGCTTCTGGCTTCACCTGGAATTGGAAGCAGAAACCAAATGATACCACTTCACTAAATGAATTATTGCAACTTTACACAACCATTGAATCGATGGAGGTGCCTTCTCAATCATCCTTTGGTTTTTGATTCATACCGAACCCGGATGGCTGCTTCACTGTTAACACAATGAGGAGAGTTCTTGACtcaaaacttatacattataaAGGTCCTGTTGTTTTCTGGCCCAAAACAGTCCCATTAAAAGTTCGTTCCTTTGTGTGGCGGGCAGATTTGTCGAGAATCCATGTGGCTATCGAGTTATCAGAAAGAGGAGTAAAGGTTCCCAATCAGATGTGCCACTTATGCAACAAAGCACTTGAATCTGTTGATCATCTTCTTGTAAGTTGTGAATTTGCAATGGGTGTTTTTGAATGTGTGTTCAAATGGTGTGGGATAAGAACTCAACAATTCTCCAAGGTGAGTGAGGTCATAAATTTTGCAGCTTCATGGGGAAATTGTCCAAGGAAAAGAACAATCGTCAGCACCATATTGTTATGTCTACTATGGAACATATGGAGGGCAATGAATGATAGAGTTTTCAAGGATTTGAAAACTTCTTACACAAAAGTAGCCGATAATATCATCTCACTATCGTTTCTATGGTGCAACCACAGGAGTAGTAATGGATGTGGAAGTTGGGTTGATTGGTGTTGTTCGTCGTTTCTTCACCTTACTAATGTTGTCTTGTAAATAGTTTGCAATTTCCTTTTTAAACCCCTTGTACTACTTCTACGTTTTAGCTTATTGCTAAGCGTAGACTTTTGTTTTGGTTATTATATATCATAtttgttgtttaaaaaaaaagtaaaatcatTTTGTTTTGGTTATTATATATCATATTtgttgtttcaaaaaaaaaagtaaaatcatAAAACGATTAAAATGATGGGAGCTAATTAACAAAAAAGACTATTTTTTAGACAGGTTATAAAATGCACATCAATTCCataaacaccaaatgcaaaatgATAGTTTTGAATGGTTACTATAAAATTATTCATATATTGCAAAatgtatgattttttttcttcaacAATAGATTTTAAATGGTGACAACGTTCTTAATTTGATATGGGCCTTATAAATTTTATCCAAAAAgaaatttttattttcttaaatggTTCAAGTTCAAGTTCAAGTTCAACTTCAACCCTTTTGATTATTTTTGTGATTTTCCTTTTAAATTGACAACCCGGAAAGAGAATGTCACATCATCATTTTGATTTAAATCATTAATCAAACgaactaaattgatttaataCAAAATGAATTTTATATACATGTTTATAAGTTAAATGGCAAGGACACTAACATAAATCTGGGATATAGCTGGCTTCAACTTAAGTCATCATCAATACTTGTACACTATGCAGAAAATATTATACAAAATGCAACAAAACCAAATGCAGTAGTAAGTAGAGTAGTCACCTTTCATTACTAATAAAAAAACGTAAATTTACAACTTAACACCTCACAAAACCCAATACAatgcaaaaataaaaaagatttctaatggcccaataccaAGGGCAAAAACGTCAATTACGACTATGGCGGGTGGTAATAGTCCACCACTGCCCTAAAAcacaaaaaagaaagaaaaccaaccccaaacccaaaacaaacCCTAGGGCACCCTAAACTAAAAACTAGATGGGCACCCTAAAAAAACAAAATGACTAAAATGACCCTATCAAAATAAGCCCTTAGTCATTATAGCAGTAGTGTAGTAGTAGCTATTGTAGTTGCTAAAAGATACAATAGTAACACCAAGGTGACCACTAAAACCAATTTCCCAAACAAGGGTGAAAACGTCTTTTCATCTGAATTGGGCACCAGCGAAGGTCTGCCCGAAAGACCAGCCAGCAGGAACAACATTGTTAGACACCACGGTTTTACCATCACTTGTGGTGACCTTAAAAGACAGACTCTGCCCGTTGAGATAATTGTTGGATTGCCAATTTTGCCCCCAGTTTCTTGACATTTGTTGCCACCCAGTCTTTGACCCTTTAATTGCCACCGAATGAACATCACCGGCGCCACCCACATTTGTAATCAACACCAAATTGAA
The genomic region above belongs to Lactuca sativa cultivar Salinas chromosome 4, Lsat_Salinas_v11, whole genome shotgun sequence and contains:
- the LOC111880501 gene encoding uncharacterized protein LOC111880501, with the protein product MRRVLDSKLIHYKGPVVFWPKTVPLKVRSFVWRADLSRIHVAIELSERGVKVPNQMCHLCNKALESVDHLLVSCEFAMGVFECVFKWCGIRTQQFSKVSEVINFAASWGNCPRKRTIVSTILLCLLWNIWRAMNDRVFKDLKTSYTKVADNIISLSFLWCNHRSSNGCGSWVDWCCSSFLHLTNVVL